From the genome of Candidatus Methylopumilus rimovensis, one region includes:
- a CDS encoding YhdP family protein codes for MKRKLLPYIKKIGFVLAVTYTLFVAISSLAFQFYIKPNLNNYKSKIEALVSQSTGQTIKINSLEGRWDFINPEIALQEVLFYDSQNKITLTLKEISIDFSWLSPFYLKPTLSEIRLQAPKLLIKRDLNNKIFIGGILIDGPANNKLTNWLLNQKKVVIKQGEIDWHDEYRQAPALTLKDLNFRYKTPFIIELIGKHEFALHFKISNSDNQFININGNIYAKKIEDINSWDSEVKIKASNINFAAYMPWINYPIKINAGTGDINLTASITNATITKIKSSIQLTSFKTELNQAYKNELNLKNFSGDIIWLSNEKDYQLAFKNIYLLTNNGINIEDADSSITISSETNKPTAFSLKVNTIQLEAANEILQTIPYFDDVKNKINVIQPAGLLTNLDLKWMENKKTEISLKAQFDKLSLKSFEDVPGFENLSGTIRLSNKDGSLKLKSADVSLSYNKLFREQLKFSDLHGDLKWTESYLMFKNISFNNPFINGSINGSIKYDAQKVTYLDIQASIPYIDFKQAKTYYPRTISAEGLHWLDTSLLEGNLENTLVAIKGSTADFPFVDANNRPDPSKGKFIVTTTGKNTLIEYGAGWPVVEKFDFNASINAGTFELVSKKGQILGNTIKDLKTTIPAIAIEHPVLNIQGNLNSPTGEAIKFINNSPIKESAQHFFDDAAGSGEGKLMVNVDIPMDNLDAITFKGQYQFLNSTLSNSSIGIPNIEKIKGSVTFDEHNVKTENLNGTMFGGNTNISLTADPSKAIKIKLNGKFTDKGIEEKLGKSFTKFSGSADWEGFVEYKKPLLNIQISSNLKGIEMGYPAPFNKARDKEEKFYFSKKQNNQKNDEIEFKFSNIVSAKISRTEKNNLMTIDKGFIAINSDVRTNPQKGLYLKANLPYINLDDFISVYSGSDSHYHFKIDKADIALMSADLFDRRFNNIKIGIAPGNGNTKFKINSSETSGNLLWFEKDNRLIARLNGLKLPSEIKKISLSHNTSTQNVPNLDVKIEALEVDGKKIGKLELISNTSKQHITFQKFKVTSDTSIFQADGDWLDWNKNSKTNINFNWKINNLGNTLDFLGYNHFIKDGDAEINGQFKWIGSPINFDKTKIDGSFTLDIHKGTILKVEPGVGRLFGLVTLQSLPRRLSLDFRDLFGSGFIFDTINASIRMNNGIMKTTNFRMNGPAAEVFMSGETNIINETQDLNVKVTPHISDSLSIAALAGGPLAGAVAFVAQKILKDPLNKVLTSEYRIIGTWEKPEEVNNSASDKIKTTIDNTKNLLNDKK; via the coding sequence ATGAAGCGAAAATTACTACCTTATATTAAAAAAATTGGTTTTGTACTTGCTGTTACCTATACACTTTTTGTTGCTATCTCAAGTCTTGCATTTCAGTTTTACATCAAGCCCAATTTAAATAACTACAAATCAAAAATTGAAGCCCTTGTATCTCAATCAACTGGGCAAACGATTAAAATAAACTCGCTTGAAGGTCGATGGGATTTTATTAATCCAGAAATTGCTTTACAAGAAGTTTTATTTTATGACAGTCAAAATAAAATTACCCTTACACTTAAAGAAATTAGTATTGACTTCTCGTGGTTAAGTCCATTTTATTTAAAACCAACACTTTCAGAAATCAGATTGCAAGCTCCCAAGCTTCTCATTAAGAGAGACCTTAATAACAAAATTTTCATTGGTGGAATACTTATCGACGGACCTGCTAATAATAAATTAACGAATTGGCTCCTCAATCAAAAAAAGGTGGTAATAAAGCAAGGTGAAATTGATTGGCATGACGAATACAGACAAGCGCCTGCACTCACATTAAAAGATTTAAATTTTAGATATAAAACACCTTTTATTATCGAGCTCATTGGAAAACATGAATTTGCTCTACATTTTAAAATCAGCAATAGCGACAATCAATTTATTAATATTAACGGAAATATTTATGCAAAAAAAATTGAAGATATAAATTCATGGGACTCCGAAGTTAAAATTAAAGCTAGCAATATCAATTTTGCGGCCTATATGCCCTGGATTAATTATCCTATTAAAATTAATGCAGGTACTGGCGACATAAATTTAACTGCGAGCATCACTAATGCTACGATTACAAAAATTAAATCATCAATTCAGCTCACAAGTTTTAAAACTGAATTGAATCAAGCTTACAAAAACGAGCTAAATTTAAAGAATTTTTCTGGAGATATTATATGGCTTTCTAATGAAAAAGATTATCAGCTTGCATTTAAAAATATTTACTTACTAACTAATAATGGCATTAATATCGAAGATGCTGATAGCTCTATTACTATTTCATCTGAAACAAACAAACCTACCGCATTCTCTCTGAAGGTAAATACAATTCAACTTGAGGCAGCCAATGAAATATTACAAACTATTCCATATTTTGATGATGTGAAAAATAAAATTAATGTAATTCAGCCTGCGGGATTATTAACTAATTTAGATCTTAAATGGATGGAGAATAAAAAAACTGAAATAAGTCTCAAAGCTCAGTTTGACAAATTAAGCTTAAAATCTTTTGAGGATGTGCCAGGCTTCGAAAATCTTTCAGGCACTATTCGTCTGTCAAATAAAGACGGTTCTTTGAAACTTAAATCAGCAGATGTTTCGCTTTCATATAATAAATTATTTAGAGAGCAACTTAAATTTAGTGACTTACATGGCGACTTAAAGTGGACAGAAAGTTATTTAATGTTTAAAAATATTAGTTTTAATAATCCATTTATTAATGGTTCAATAAATGGAAGTATTAAATACGATGCTCAAAAAGTAACTTATCTAGACATACAAGCTTCAATTCCTTATATCGATTTTAAACAAGCAAAAACTTATTACCCAAGAACAATTAGCGCAGAAGGCCTTCATTGGCTAGACACTTCTCTTCTTGAAGGAAATCTAGAAAATACATTGGTCGCTATAAAAGGCTCGACAGCCGATTTTCCATTTGTTGATGCGAATAATCGACCCGATCCTAGCAAGGGCAAATTTATTGTTACTACAACCGGAAAAAATACTTTAATTGAATATGGCGCAGGATGGCCTGTAGTCGAAAAATTTGATTTTAATGCCTCAATTAATGCTGGCACTTTTGAGTTGGTAAGTAAGAAAGGTCAAATTTTAGGGAATACAATTAAAGATCTTAAAACGACAATTCCCGCAATAGCAATTGAACACCCCGTGCTTAATATTCAAGGAAATCTCAATAGCCCTACAGGTGAGGCAATTAAATTTATTAATAACAGCCCCATAAAAGAATCAGCTCAACATTTTTTTGATGATGCTGCAGGATCCGGTGAAGGAAAGTTGATGGTAAATGTTGACATTCCCATGGACAATTTAGATGCCATTACCTTTAAAGGTCAATATCAATTTTTAAATAGTACTCTGAGCAATTCATCGATCGGCATTCCTAATATAGAAAAAATTAAAGGTAGTGTCACATTTGATGAACATAATGTTAAAACTGAAAATCTTAACGGTACTATGTTTGGAGGTAATACGAATATTTCCCTTACTGCCGATCCAAGTAAAGCTATTAAGATTAAATTAAATGGTAAATTTACTGATAAAGGTATTGAAGAAAAATTAGGTAAAAGTTTTACAAAATTCAGTGGCTCAGCCGATTGGGAGGGTTTTGTAGAATACAAAAAACCTTTACTAAATATCCAAATTTCGTCAAATTTAAAAGGTATTGAAATGGGTTACCCCGCCCCATTTAATAAAGCAAGAGATAAAGAAGAAAAATTCTATTTTAGTAAAAAACAGAATAACCAAAAAAATGATGAGATTGAATTTAAATTCAGCAATATTGTAAGCGCAAAAATATCGCGCACTGAAAAAAATAATCTGATGACTATTGATAAAGGCTTTATTGCTATTAATTCAGATGTTAGAACAAATCCCCAAAAAGGACTTTATCTCAAAGCTAATCTCCCTTACATCAATCTGGATGATTTTATTAGCGTATATAGCGGAAGTGATAGTCATTATCATTTTAAAATAGATAAAGCAGATATAGCGCTTATGAGTGCTGATCTATTTGACAGAAGATTTAACAATATCAAAATAGGAATAGCGCCAGGTAACGGCAATACAAAATTTAAAATTAACTCAAGCGAAACATCAGGTAATCTTTTGTGGTTTGAAAAAGATAACAGATTAATTGCTCGTTTAAATGGACTCAAACTTCCAAGTGAAATAAAAAAGATTTCCTTATCTCACAATACGAGCACCCAAAATGTGCCTAACCTAGATGTCAAAATTGAAGCGCTTGAGGTAGATGGCAAAAAAATAGGGAAATTAGAACTTATTTCCAATACATCAAAACAACATATTACCTTTCAAAAATTCAAAGTTACAAGCGATACAAGCATTTTTCAGGCAGATGGTGATTGGCTCGACTGGAATAAAAATTCAAAAACAAATATTAATTTTAACTGGAAGATTAATAATCTTGGCAATACTCTCGACTTTTTGGGATACAACCATTTCATTAAAGATGGTGATGCGGAAATTAATGGTCAATTTAAATGGATTGGAAGTCCAATCAATTTTGATAAAACTAAAATTGATGGCTCTTTCACTTTAGATATTCATAAAGGAACAATTTTAAAAGTGGAGCCAGGCGTAGGTCGCCTTTTCGGACTCGTCACTTTGCAAAGTTTACCAAGACGACTTAGTCTAGACTTTAGAGATTTGTTTGGTAGTGGTTTCATATTTGACACAATCAATGCTTCTATAAGAATGAATAATGGCATCATGAAAACAACAAATTTTAGGATGAATGGTCCTGCTGCAGAAGTATTTATGTCAGGTGAAACTAATATCATTAATGAAACACAAGATTTAAATGTCAAGGTAACCCCTCATATTAGTGATAGTTTATCGATTGCAGCATTAGCAGGTGGTCCATTAGCAGGTGCTGTAGCTTTCGTTGCACAAAAAATACTTAAGGATCCTCTCAATAAAGTTCTTACTTCCGAATATCGAATTATTGGCACATGGGAAAAACCAGAAGAAGTTAATAACTCTGCATCTGATAAAATCAAAACAACGATCGATAATACTAAAAACTTATTAAATGATAAAAAATAA
- the greB gene encoding transcription elongation factor GreB, translated as MTERKNYITKQGYQRLKDELDFLVKVDRPKVVADVSWAASNGDRSENGDYIYGKKRLRQIDTRAKFLFGRIDEAVVIDPSSQEQQDKIFFGAWVTLLNESDDSEHHYRIVGQDEIDTEKGFISWVSPIAKALLGKNLEDEVKVETPGGLVKFRIIDVAYHE; from the coding sequence ATGACAGAGCGTAAAAATTACATTACTAAGCAAGGATATCAGCGCCTAAAAGATGAGCTCGATTTTTTAGTTAAAGTTGATCGACCTAAGGTTGTAGCTGATGTTTCATGGGCTGCAAGTAATGGCGATCGGAGTGAGAACGGAGATTATATCTACGGGAAGAAACGCTTACGCCAAATTGATACAAGAGCTAAATTTTTATTCGGTCGCATTGATGAAGCGGTAGTAATTGATCCTTCGTCGCAAGAGCAACAAGACAAGATTTTTTTTGGCGCATGGGTAACTTTACTCAATGAATCAGATGATTCGGAGCATCATTATCGCATTGTGGGGCAAGATGAAATTGATACAGAAAAAGGCTTTATTAGTTGGGTATCACCCATTGCTAAAGCCCTTTTAGGTAAAAACTTAGAGGATGAAGTGAAGGTTGAAACCCCTGGAGGTTTAGTGAAATTTAGAATTATTGATGTAGCTTATCATGAGTAA
- a CDS encoding PD-(D/E)XK nuclease family protein, with product MHSEQKPIYLCRNSKEAYKLSQHFDSKEKVIALHDFINNLFKKHPNIKMSYRVLNGIEEKLLWESSIKQYKKSFFDLSNIENLSETAMQANRLIDQFNIGENTLKSEERSEEHAFFNAWRLLFKKYCSDKNVITFNNLLKISEEHIRNGDISIEYPICFVNFELTTPIEDSFIEACKTQVDIELFKAPQIEPYIESRVFLNEEHESMQIVEWCKTQIENNKKILIVTPQLDQIIDRLTSMLDKTFHPETFTPSLSQEKRIYQFSLNAPLFHLSMVYLNLKLIELAARGTSKINELKNILSHSGWSDDKELCHRYKLINHLERKRRGNLSVKDLIEMSELIEGLNNEIPFLKIHLNHIHASHHEWRTKRSPSGWIKTFEEYLKNIQSSLLAPKDSFEESIYEAWNKTNETISSLDNLMGEISIQEMLDIFQYYLKKTTHQHKHQGNFKIDILGFHETTYENYDATWIMNLNEHHWPTPHQYNPFIPIKIQHDRHINTHEKRHLNASKILDKFTHTSPFVTLSYAKKMGEEEIFPSPTLYDFISSKLLEDINFKFKKDEFNHEFIEYIEDSTSSNIEVQQTVKSGIKLLEAQSICPAWAFYEFRLGARKIEEEDEENLTTRLRGNLFHKTLEQFWTENKSASLVSALNEKELSKKIQVIAHKNISIEKKKYPRILPEFFNIEEIRLISYLEKWIQHELKRGDFEVKETEKNIPIHLGCLNFNIKIDRIDEVNQNNIVIDYKSGATKTLNEWFLNAYGELQMPFYALFASNTPIDAIAIGIINSPKPQWIGIGRDRGLLQGIKDATAIEYQSWDDLIGFWKYRIDEASKSYESGNAAIKFTREKDMAYCQVKPILRLPERILQFEQTKQ from the coding sequence ATGCATTCTGAGCAAAAGCCTATCTACCTCTGCCGCAATTCAAAAGAAGCTTATAAATTAAGCCAACATTTTGATTCAAAAGAAAAGGTAATAGCGCTTCATGACTTCATCAATAACCTCTTTAAAAAACACCCAAATATCAAGATGTCATATCGGGTTCTTAATGGGATTGAAGAAAAATTGTTATGGGAAAGCAGTATTAAGCAATATAAAAAATCATTTTTTGATTTATCCAATATTGAAAACTTAAGTGAAACCGCAATGCAGGCCAACCGTCTCATTGATCAATTTAATATTGGCGAAAATACTTTAAAAAGTGAAGAGCGTAGTGAAGAACATGCATTTTTTAACGCTTGGCGCCTGCTTTTTAAAAAATACTGTAGCGATAAAAATGTTATCACTTTTAATAATCTTTTAAAGATAAGTGAAGAACATATTAGAAATGGCGATATTTCAATTGAGTACCCTATTTGTTTTGTTAATTTTGAATTAACAACACCTATTGAAGATTCTTTTATTGAAGCATGTAAAACTCAAGTTGATATAGAGCTTTTTAAAGCGCCACAAATAGAGCCTTATATTGAGTCACGTGTTTTTCTTAATGAAGAACATGAAAGCATGCAGATTGTCGAATGGTGCAAAACACAAATAGAAAATAACAAAAAGATATTGATTGTGACGCCGCAACTCGATCAAATTATCGATCGCCTCACAAGCATGCTTGATAAAACATTTCATCCTGAAACATTTACCCCAAGTCTCTCTCAAGAAAAAAGAATTTATCAGTTCTCCTTGAATGCTCCCTTATTTCATTTATCTATGGTTTATTTAAACCTAAAATTAATAGAATTGGCTGCGAGAGGCACCTCTAAGATCAATGAGCTTAAAAACATCCTGAGTCATAGTGGCTGGTCAGATGACAAAGAGTTATGTCATCGCTACAAGCTTATTAACCACCTAGAAAGAAAACGAAGGGGCAATCTATCAGTTAAAGATCTCATTGAGATGTCTGAGTTAATTGAAGGATTAAATAATGAAATACCCTTCCTAAAAATACATTTAAATCACATACATGCCTCACATCATGAATGGCGAACAAAAAGAAGTCCTTCCGGATGGATTAAAACATTTGAGGAGTATTTAAAGAATATTCAATCTAGTTTATTAGCTCCAAAAGATTCCTTTGAAGAAAGTATTTATGAGGCATGGAACAAAACTAACGAAACGATATCTTCATTAGATAATCTGATGGGTGAAATATCCATCCAAGAGATGCTAGATATTTTTCAGTATTACCTTAAAAAAACCACTCACCAACACAAACATCAAGGCAATTTTAAAATTGATATTTTAGGTTTTCATGAAACTACTTATGAAAATTATGACGCTACGTGGATTATGAATTTAAATGAACATCATTGGCCTACGCCTCATCAGTACAATCCATTTATACCTATAAAAATTCAGCATGATAGGCATATCAACACCCATGAAAAACGTCATTTAAATGCCTCAAAGATTTTAGATAAATTTACCCATACATCACCTTTTGTAACACTTTCGTATGCCAAAAAAATGGGTGAAGAAGAGATATTTCCATCACCAACATTATATGACTTTATATCTTCGAAATTACTTGAAGATATCAATTTTAAATTTAAAAAAGATGAATTTAATCATGAATTTATAGAATATATTGAAGACAGTACTTCAAGTAATATTGAAGTGCAGCAGACGGTTAAATCGGGCATAAAATTACTTGAAGCACAATCCATATGCCCTGCTTGGGCATTTTATGAGTTTAGACTTGGCGCCAGAAAAATAGAAGAAGAAGATGAGGAAAATTTAACTACTAGATTACGCGGGAATCTCTTTCATAAAACCCTAGAACAATTCTGGACGGAAAATAAATCAGCCTCTCTAGTAAGCGCTTTAAATGAAAAAGAGCTGTCAAAAAAAATACAGGTGATTGCACATAAAAATATATCTATAGAAAAGAAAAAATACCCCAGAATCTTACCTGAATTTTTTAATATCGAAGAAATACGCTTAATAAGCTACCTTGAAAAATGGATTCAACATGAATTAAAAAGAGGGGATTTTGAAGTTAAAGAGACGGAAAAAAATATACCTATTCATTTAGGTTGCCTTAACTTTAATATCAAAATTGATCGTATCGATGAAGTGAATCAAAACAACATTGTGATTGATTACAAATCCGGTGCAACAAAGACTCTAAACGAATGGTTTTTAAATGCGTATGGTGAGCTCCAGATGCCCTTTTATGCCCTCTTTGCCTCAAATACACCTATTGATGCCATTGCGATTGGTATTATTAATTCACCAAAACCTCAATGGATTGGTATCGGTCGAGATAGAGGTCTGCTTCAAGGCATCAAAGATGCTACTGCTATCGAATACCAATCTTGGGATGATTTAATCGGATTCTGGAAATACCGTATTGATGAGGCTAGTAAAAGTTACGAATCAGGCAACGCAGCTATCAAATTTACGCGCGAAAAAGACATGGCTTATTGTCAGGTTAAGCCGATCTTAAGGCTTCCTGAACGAATACTTCAATTTGAGCAAACGAAGCAATGA
- the earP gene encoding elongation factor P maturation arginine rhamnosyltransferase EarP → MSNQSPIVCHLTCKVIDFFGDIGVAWRIAKQLKIDFNIEVHLLIDDLVTTKRLIPSIDISLQKQTINGINICHCDFSEDSTSLPPPPDFVLNLFNIDLPHSYKTLIKRKKSKYIAIEYLSAEPWVDNFHLKPSIDPQSGLIKTYFYPGFTNQTGGLIREKGLFLRREAFDQSRRKKLIQSLGGDPNLYSISLFYYPIQKIEVFLDVIDHINKPAQFFIPQYLFDLLKLKNNYQFIHIIPYPFLNHDDFDNLLWSCDLNFVRGEDSWARAIWAGKPFIWQPYIQENNIHLIKLKAFLKRYCEACDQDLSEILIKMHDDWSNNKFNEVLWRDFFKQQARLEAFVLKQSHHYFKEASFVESLVDYCYET, encoded by the coding sequence ATGAGTAATCAAAGTCCTATCGTGTGCCACTTAACATGTAAGGTGATTGATTTTTTTGGGGATATTGGTGTTGCTTGGCGAATAGCAAAGCAGCTTAAGATTGATTTTAATATTGAGGTGCATCTTCTCATTGACGATCTTGTAACCACCAAGAGATTGATACCTTCAATCGATATTTCCCTGCAAAAACAAACGATTAATGGAATCAATATTTGTCATTGTGATTTTAGTGAGGATTCAACATCACTTCCGCCGCCTCCAGATTTTGTATTAAACCTTTTTAATATAGATTTGCCACATAGCTATAAAACGCTTATTAAGCGCAAAAAGTCCAAATATATTGCGATTGAATATTTATCAGCCGAACCCTGGGTAGATAACTTCCATTTAAAACCTTCTATCGATCCTCAATCGGGGCTTATTAAAACTTACTTTTATCCTGGCTTTACTAATCAAACAGGGGGTCTTATTCGGGAAAAGGGATTGTTTTTGCGCCGAGAGGCTTTTGATCAATCTAGACGCAAAAAGCTTATTCAGTCATTAGGTGGAGATCCGAACTTATATTCAATATCACTCTTTTATTATCCAATACAAAAAATTGAAGTTTTTTTGGATGTAATAGATCACATAAATAAACCTGCTCAATTTTTTATACCTCAATATCTATTTGATCTTTTAAAGCTAAAAAATAATTATCAATTTATTCATATCATTCCTTATCCATTTTTAAATCATGATGATTTTGATAACCTACTTTGGTCATGTGATCTTAATTTTGTGCGAGGAGAAGATAGCTGGGCAAGAGCAATTTGGGCTGGCAAACCTTTTATTTGGCAGCCTTATATCCAAGAAAATAATATTCATTTAATTAAACTTAAGGCTTTTTTAAAGCGTTATTGCGAAGCATGCGATCAAGATTTATCTGAAATTTTAATTAAAATGCATGATGACTGGTCGAATAACAAATTTAACGAAGTTTTATGGCGTGATTTTTTTAAGCAACAAGCTCGTTTAGAAGCTTTTGTATTAAAGCAAAGTCATCATTATTTCAAAGAGGCTTCATTTGTAGAGAGTTTGGTCGATTATTGTTACGAAACATAA
- a CDS encoding carbon-nitrogen hydrolase family protein, whose translation MAIKSKIKTTKARLVNKDIIKIAGIQMASGPDIKSNLNEAENLIAIATNQGAKLIALPEYFSIMSSKDSEKLKAKEKPEHGLVQSFLSKQAKKNKVWIIGGSIPLVSKDKNKIRNSCLIYDDKGNLIHRYDKIHLFGFDMGDEYYREDKLIEAGSDVVVIDSPFGKIGIAICYDLRFPELFRTMKDIDLLVIPSAFTETTGKAHWEILIRARAIENQCYVLAPAQGGYHLSGRETHGNSMIVDPWGTILDRLTRGSGVITGFLNKEYIKSIRKSLPALKHRTIK comes from the coding sequence ATGGCAATTAAATCTAAAATAAAAACAACGAAAGCAAGGTTGGTAAATAAAGATATTATAAAAATTGCTGGTATACAGATGGCGTCTGGGCCAGACATCAAATCAAATCTTAATGAAGCTGAAAATTTAATTGCTATTGCTACAAACCAAGGCGCTAAACTCATAGCGCTCCCTGAGTATTTTTCCATCATGTCTTCCAAAGATTCTGAGAAATTAAAAGCAAAAGAAAAGCCTGAGCATGGTCTCGTTCAATCTTTTCTATCAAAACAAGCCAAGAAAAACAAAGTCTGGATTATTGGCGGCTCTATTCCTTTAGTATCAAAAGATAAAAATAAAATTAGGAACAGTTGTTTAATTTATGATGACAAAGGTAATTTAATTCACCGCTATGACAAAATTCATCTTTTTGGATTTGATATGGGGGATGAATACTATCGCGAAGATAAATTAATTGAGGCAGGTTCCGATGTTGTAGTTATCGATTCTCCATTTGGAAAAATTGGTATTGCAATTTGTTACGATCTAAGATTTCCAGAGCTCTTCAGAACCATGAAAGATATTGATCTTCTTGTCATTCCATCTGCATTTACAGAAACAACCGGTAAAGCACATTGGGAAATTTTGATTCGTGCAAGAGCGATTGAGAATCAATGTTACGTATTAGCACCTGCTCAAGGAGGCTATCACTTATCAGGACGAGAAACTCACGGAAACTCAATGATCGTCGATCCATGGGGGACTATACTGGATCGTCTCACTAGAGGTTCTGGCGTAATTACTGGGTTCTTAAATAAAGAATACATTAAATCTATTCGGAAATCTTTACCCGCTCTTAAACATCGAACTATTAAATAA
- the efp gene encoding elongation factor P: protein MKIAQELRAGNVIMVGTDPMVILKTEYNKSGRNSAVVKMKMKNLLTEAPSENVYNASDKFEVIVLDKKEVTYSYFSDPAYVFMDNEYNQYEVDAENMSEALNFLEDGMPCEVKFYNGKAISVELPNSVTREITYTEPAVKGDTSGKVMKPAKINTGFEVMVPLFCNTGDKIEIDTRTLEYKNRVL, encoded by the coding sequence ATGAAAATCGCTCAAGAACTTCGCGCTGGTAACGTTATTATGGTTGGCACTGACCCTATGGTCATCTTAAAAACTGAATATAACAAATCAGGTCGAAATTCAGCTGTGGTGAAGATGAAGATGAAAAATCTTCTCACTGAAGCCCCTAGTGAAAACGTGTATAACGCGAGCGATAAATTTGAAGTGATTGTCTTAGATAAAAAAGAAGTTACTTATTCTTATTTCTCAGATCCTGCTTACGTCTTTATGGATAATGAATATAATCAATATGAAGTTGATGCTGAAAATATGTCAGAAGCATTGAATTTCTTAGAAGATGGCATGCCTTGCGAAGTTAAATTTTACAATGGTAAAGCGATATCTGTGGAGTTGCCAAATTCTGTGACGCGAGAAATTACCTATACTGAGCCAGCTGTAAAAGGAGACACTTCAGGCAAAGTAATGAAACCAGCTAAAATTAATACAGGTTTTGAAGTAATGGTGCCTTTATTCTGTAATACAGGCGATAAAATTGAAATTGATACACGCACTTTAGAATACAAAAACCGCGTTTTATAA
- the tldD gene encoding metalloprotease TldD, producing the protein MEHKIAHAKDLLLAQSGIDINDLNKILNSMMSHGVDYADLYFQYTKNEYWGLEEGQVKSGSFSIDQGVGVRAVNKDKSAFAYSDDISIEALLSSSNIAKAIASKNLNQSHKLDHPRIISNLYSTQDPLSAVPAETKIKMLEKIENFAKKMDERITKVTASIAGEYEVIFVINHEQKIAADIRPLVRLSINVIAEANGKREQGSSGGGGRFGFEYFSDEILKQYAHEAVHQATTNLNAKPAPAGSMTVVLGPGWPGILLHEAIGHGLEGDFNRKGSSAFSNKIGTQVAAKDITVVDDGTIQDRRGSLNIDDEGNETQRTVLIENGILKGYLQDTLNARLMNMPTTGNARRESYAHLPMPRMTNTYMLNGTKTPEEIIKSVKKGIYAVNFGGGQVDITSGKFVFSAAEAWMIEDGKLLYPVKGATLIGNGPEVLKKVSMIGNDMSLDSGVGTCGKEGQSVPVGVGQPTIKIDGLVVGGTA; encoded by the coding sequence ATGGAACATAAAATTGCTCATGCAAAAGATTTGCTTCTCGCACAATCTGGTATAGATATAAATGATCTAAATAAAATACTCAATAGCATGATGTCACATGGAGTCGATTACGCAGACCTTTATTTTCAATACACAAAAAATGAATATTGGGGGCTTGAAGAAGGACAAGTTAAATCTGGTAGCTTCTCAATTGATCAAGGTGTAGGTGTTAGGGCTGTTAACAAAGACAAATCTGCTTTTGCATATTCTGATGACATTTCCATTGAAGCACTCTTGTCCTCATCAAATATTGCTAAAGCTATTGCTTCAAAAAATTTAAATCAAAGTCATAAACTTGATCATCCAAGAATCATATCTAATTTATATAGCACTCAAGACCCCCTTTCGGCAGTCCCTGCTGAAACTAAAATTAAAATGCTAGAAAAAATAGAAAATTTTGCTAAAAAAATGGATGAGCGTATTACTAAAGTCACAGCATCGATTGCTGGAGAATATGAAGTAATATTCGTCATTAATCATGAGCAAAAAATTGCTGCAGATATTAGACCCCTCGTAAGATTATCGATTAATGTCATTGCAGAAGCGAATGGAAAAAGAGAGCAAGGTTCTTCCGGTGGCGGTGGTCGTTTTGGTTTTGAATATTTCTCTGATGAAATATTAAAACAATATGCGCATGAAGCAGTTCATCAAGCCACTACAAATCTAAATGCAAAACCTGCGCCCGCTGGGAGCATGACGGTTGTCTTAGGCCCTGGATGGCCAGGCATTCTTTTACATGAAGCTATTGGTCATGGCCTAGAAGGTGATTTCAATCGAAAAGGCAGCTCCGCTTTTAGCAATAAAATTGGCACTCAAGTTGCTGCAAAGGATATTACTGTGGTTGATGATGGTACGATCCAAGATCGAAGAGGCTCACTAAATATCGATGATGAAGGCAATGAAACACAAAGAACAGTGCTTATAGAAAACGGTATTCTGAAAGGATATCTTCAAGACACATTAAATGCGAGACTTATGAATATGCCCACCACTGGAAATGCGAGAAGAGAATCCTATGCGCATCTTCCTATGCCGAGAATGACAAATACTTATATGCTTAATGGCACCAAAACACCTGAAGAAATTATCAAGTCAGTCAAGAAAGGTATATATGCAGTTAACTTTGGTGGTGGCCAAGTTGATATCACAAGCGGTAAGTTTGTATTTTCTGCAGCTGAAGCGTGGATGATTGAAGATGGAAAATTACTTTATCCAGTCAAAGGCGCAACTCTAATAGGCAATGGCCCAGAGGTATTAAAGAAAGTTAGCATGATCGGAAATGATATGTCTTTAGACTCGGGAGTGGGTACCTGTGGCAAAGAAGGTCAAAGTGTTCCGGTAGGTGTAGGTCAGCCCACAATAAAAATTGATGGCTTAGTTGTAGGCGGAACTGCTTAA